Proteins from a genomic interval of Colletes latitarsis isolate SP2378_abdomen chromosome 12, iyColLati1, whole genome shotgun sequence:
- the LOC143348919 gene encoding cytosolic carboxypeptidase 6: MSDTEETESEDSDTEGGLGNVNKMIMRPPGHSGKAKKGHICFDASFETGNLGRVELISEFEYDLFIRPDTCNPRLRLWFNFTVDNVKADQRVVFNIVNVSKSASLFRNGMTPLVKSSTKPKWQRIPKDQVFYYRSAQHQNHYVLSFAFAFDREEDVYQFALSYPYSYSRYLGHLDNLCARLTCTRRETLTTSIQKRKIDLVTITSNLDDAQEYPRRVVVVLARVHPGESPSSFVCQGLMDFLVSCHPIAQVLRNYVVFKIIPMLNPDGVFLGNYRSTSIGADLNRSWNKISDWLHPALVAVKPMLKNLDKNTRTPLDCVLDLHAHTNATGVFVYGNTYDDVYRYERHIVLPKLLAQHAEDYEIGNTMYNQDPHKSGTARRYLCSILKEHVNCYSIEVSMYGYNRKTTPGIFPYTEEGYYRLGRNLARVFLEYYKLMGLIPAGLPDQPSTKKNRQSRPRHRTLKEPRARTSRTPAPMHLASIHEYFQEEAEPPASGGYRSMSGTRMSQLGTGSGSGTGVGGCRNRSYRFRSPGAPLDRVQPPSRHPAEPRLTIIDFNQLTRGGLELATGKNRAKVTHKRAKSKR, encoded by the exons ATGTCCGACACCGAGGAGACTG AGAGCGAGGACAGTGACACGGAGGGTGGACTGGGGAACGTGAACAAAATGATAATGCGACCGCCTGGTCACAGTGGAAAGGCGAAGAAAGGACACATCTGCTTCGACGCCTCTTTCGAGACTGGCAATCTGGGCAGAGTGGAGCTCATCTCGGAATTCGAGTACGATCTTTTCATACGACCCGACACCTGCAACCCCCGTCTACGTCTGTGGTTCAACTTCACCGTGGACAACGTTAAAGCGGATCAAAGAGTCGTCTTCAACATCGTCAACGTGTCCAAGAGCGCCAGTCTGTTCAGGAACGGAATGACTCCCCTGGTGAAGAGCAGCACCAAGCCCAAGTGGCAGAGGATCCCCAAAGACCAa GTGTTCTACTATAGATCAGCTCAACACCAAAACCACTACGTTCTGAGCTTCGCCTTCGCCTTCGATCGCGAGGAAGACGTCTACCAGTTCGCCCTGAGCTACCCATACTCCTACAGCCGCTACCTAGGGCACCTGGACAACCTCTGCGCCAGATTAACCTGCACGAGACGAGAAACCCTGACCACCTCGATTCAAAAGAGAAAGAtcgacctggtcacgataacatCTAACTTGGACGACGCTCAAGAATACCCTAGAAGAGTGGTGGTCGTCCTCGCCCGGGTTCACCCGGGTGAATCGCCCTCTTCCTTCGTCTGCCAAGGTCTCATGGACTTCCTGGTCAGCTGCCACCCCATCGCCCAAGTCCTCAGGAACTACGTCGTCTTTAAAATAATACCCATGCTCAACCCTGACGGTGTCTTCCTCGGTAATTACAG ATCCACGTCGATAGGGGCGGACTTGAATCGTTCGTGGAACAAAATCTCCGACTGGCTTCATCCAGCTTTGGTAGCCGTAAAACCGATGCTGAAGAACCTGGACAAGAACACTAGGACCCCTCTGGACTGCGTTCTGGATCTACACGCGCACACCAATGCAACGGGGGTGTTTGTTTATGGGAACACGTACGACGATGTGTACAG GTACGAGAGACACATCGTTCTACCGAAGTTGCTGGCGCAACACGCCGAAGACTACGAGATTGGGAACACGATGTACAATCAGGACCCTCACAAGTCCGGGACCGCGCGACGTTATCTGTGCTCGATTCTGAAGGAACACGTCAACTGCTACAGCATCGAGGTATCGATGTACGGATACAATAGAAAGACGACGCCTGGCATATTCCCCTACACGGAGGAAGGAT ATTACAGGCTGGGACGCAATCTggcgagggtttttctagaaTACTACAAACTGATGGGCCTTATACCAGCCGGTCTACCCGATCAACCCTCGACTAAGAAGAATCGTCAATCGCGACCCAGGCACCGTACTCTGAAAGAACCTAGAGCAAGAACCTCCAGGACACCGGCTCCCATGCATCTAGCCAGTATTCACGA GTACTTTCAAGAGGAGGCAGAGCCACCGGCGAGCGGCGGTTACCGATCGATGAGCGGCACGCGGATGAGCCAGCTCGGGACCGGAAGTGGAAGTGGAACGGGCGTAGGCGGGTGCAGGAACCGGAGCTACAGGTTCCGGAGCCCCGGGGCACCGCTCGACAGGGTACAGCCGCCGTCGAGACATCCCGCCGAGCCTAGGCTCACCATTATCGATTTCAATCAGCTGACAAGGGGCGGTTTGGAGCTGGCTACCGGCAAGAACAGGGCAAAGGTCACCCACAAACGCGCCAAGTCCAAGAGATAG
- the LOC143349054 gene encoding RNA-binding protein 5 isoform X1: MDNMYSNNIDPWEPGYGPERRGHNSDYDYRNDYGSSRSPDYAEHRDNDHRDRDHRSPEYRNHRGRDRDRERDRSRDRRDRSRDDRDRSYRDREDRYTRQRDRDSVERDRDRDRDRDRDRDRSRRDRDRDRDRDRRGKREDRDRDRDDDHSRESMDFEHDHGRTYGSSMEGIHYKSQSPNNTIMIRGLAQHITENDVRQDILNCGLMPKDIRLIRKKDTGASRGFAFVEFNATQEAARWMEMKQGVLMLQDQYRALMQYSIPKDCHVDKPPAKNTQDWHCVKCGAHNFKRRETCFKCSASRAESEEGGEGSDEISPHPTNTVLLRGLDVLTTEDSVLQAMKNLSSMPIRSIRIGRDSLTNTSRGVCYLEMGNVVDAMYLHTALTKQGLVVDGRKVEITYCKLHQINNTNTWKANDSQPQRYTLDDVAQLAEYSANLYAKTPAQKAHYLQYYTQYYQNQIMQGSAITLPSLNQTDRVNAAAAVAQSAIQQLQASRKLGDADEMKNRPMPSAPTSTSLASGRVPAHASDGKVYSVPDVSTYHYDESSGYYYDPSTGLYYDPNSQYYYNSHTQQFLYWDAESFSYQPAKTATTVTQATGTTTSGTTITATASSTDSTNTITNQATTSTVTSATQELSREDESKKKDSKQDKVKVAKKIAKDMERWAKTLNQKKENAKSNWNSEFAGVDGNQGVGSGAADAGYAILEKKSLATSYHEDEDQGGNNGLVAAYGGGSDTEEEIEDVQQEERQHTDWTKLACLLCKRQFPSKEALLRHQQLSDLHKQNLENWYQVRGLDPNDPQQRNNKYRDRAKERRAKYGEPEPPQPNKLKEKYLKTRVEDISVSYEEPTRAGIGSDNVGNKLLQKMGWSEGMGLGKSNQGRTSIIEAERRVPTAGLGAKSSSYSALPGDTYKDCVKKMMYARYQELSDS, encoded by the exons ATGGACAACATGTACAGTAACAATATTGATCCATGGGAGCCAGGTTACGGGCCTGAGAGAAGGGGACATAATTCTGACTATGACTATCGTAATGATTATGGAAGCAGTAGGTCACCGGATTATGCTGAACACCGTGACAATGATCATCGCGATAGGGACCACCGTAGTCCGGAATACAGAAATCATCGCGGAAGAGACAGAGATCGCGAAAGAGACCGTTCAAGAGACAGAAGGGATCGTAGCAGAGACGACAGAGACCGTAGCTACAGAGACAGAGAAGATCGTTATACTAGACAAAGAGACAGAGACTCTGTAGAAAGAGACAGAGACAGGGATCGCGATCGCGACAGAGATAGAGATCGCTCTAGAAGAGACAGAGATAGAGATAGGGATAGGGATCGTAGAGGGAAGCGGGAGGACAGAGATCGGGATCGGGATGACGATCATAGCCGAGAAAGTATGGACTTTGAGCACGACCATGGACGTACTTACGGTTCGTCCATGGAAGGCATCCACTACAAATCTCAATCTCCAAACAACACCATAATGATTCGCGGGCTTGCTCAGCACATAACTGAAAATGAC GTGCGGCAAGACATCCTCAACTGTGGTCTCATGCCAAAGGACATCAGGCTGATTCGTAAAAAGGATACAG GTGCTTCGCGAGGTTTTGCATTCGTCGAGTTTAACGCGACTCAGGAGGCCGCACGGTGGATGGAGATGAAACAG GGAGTACTGATGCTACAGGACCAATACCGTGCCTTGATGCAGTACAGTATACCGAAAGATTGCCATGTAGATAAGCCGCCAGCAAAGAATACTCAGGATTGGCATTGCGTCAAG TGTGGAGCACATAATTTCAAGAGGCGCGAAACGTGTTTTAAATGTTCGGCCTCGCGAGCAGAAAGCGAAGAAGGCGGAGAAGGTAGCGATGAGATCAGCCCTCATCCTACGAACACCGTTCTTCTTCGAGGATTAGACGTGCTAACGACGGAAGATTCAGTGTTGCAAGCAATGAAAAACCTTTCGTCGATGCCGATACGCAGTATTCGTATTGGTCGCGATTCTCTAACCAACACATCAAGGGGCGTCTGTTACCTAGAAATGGGCAACGTAGTGGATGCAATGTATTTACACACAGCCCTCACGAAGCAAGGGTTGGTGGTGGACGGCAGAAAAGTAGAAATCACGTATTGCAAACTTCACCAAATAAATAACACTAACACCTGGAAAGCGAACGACAGTCAACCGCAAAGATACACTTTAGACGACGTTGCTCAATTGGCAGAGTACAGTGCCAACCTATATGCTAAGACACCTGCACAGAAAGCTCACTATCTTCAGTATTACACGCAATATTATCAAAATCAAATAATGCAAGGATCCGCGATTACGTTACCGTCTCTGAATCAGACTGATAGAGTGAACGCTGCAGCAGCCGTAGCACAATCTGCTATACAACAATTACAAGCGTCCAGAAAGTTAGGGGATGCCGATGAAATGAAGAATAGACCAATGCCTTCGGCACCAACCAGTACATCGTTAGCTAGCGGAAGAGTGCCTGCACACGCGAGTGATGGTAAAGTATACT CTGTACCGGATGTCAGTACCTATCACTACGACGAATCATCGGGCTATTACTACGATCCCAGTACAGGATTGTATTATGATCCTAATTcgcaatattattataatagtcaCACACAACAATTCCTATATTGGGATGCCGAATCATTCTCATATCAACCAGCAAAG ACTGCTACAACCGTTACGCAAGCAACAGGAACCACCACCAGCGGGACTACAATAACTGCCACTGCTAGTAGCACCGACTCGACAAACACAATCACCAATCAGGCAACAACTTCTACAGTCACTAGTGCTACTCAAGAATTATCGAGGGAGGATGAGAGTAAAAAGAAAGACAGCAAGCAAGATAAAGTGAAAGTAGCGAAGAAGATAGCAAAGGAtatggaacgctgggcaaaaacATTGAATCAGAAGAAAGAAAATGCAAAGAGCAATTGGAATTCGGAGTTTGCTGGTGTCGATGGCAATCAGGGAGTTGGGAGTGGAGCAGCGGATGCTGGGTATGCCATATTAGAGAAGAAGTCTCTGGCAACCTCTTACCACGAGGATGAGGATCAAGGTGGAAATAATGGTTTGGTCGCTGCCTACGGAGGCGGTAGTGACACGGAAGAAGAAATAGAGGACGTTCAACAAGAGGAAAGACAACACACGGATTGGACTAAACTAGCTTGCTTGTTGTGTAAACGACAATTTCCCAGCAAAGAAGCGTTACTTCGACATCAACAGTTATCCGATCTTCATAAACAGAATTTGGAAAATTGGTATCAAGTGCGCGGTTTGGACCCAAACGACCCACAGCAAAGGAATAATAAATATCGGGATCGTGCTAAAGAGAGAAGGGCGAAGTACGGTGAACCGGAACCTCCACAGCCGAACAAACTTAAAGAAAAATACTTAAAAACGAGAGTCGAAGATATATCAGTGTCTTACGAGGAACCGACGAGAGCCGGTATCGGTTCGGACAACGTTGGCAATAAATTATTACAAAAAATGGGCTGGAGCGAAGGAATGGGACTTGGAAAATCTAATCAAGGTAGGACTAGTATCATCGAAGCGGAAAGAAGAGTTCCTACAGCCGGTTTAGGAGCAAAGTCGTCGTCGTATAGTGCATTACCGGGGGACACGTACAAAGATTGTGTGAAGAAAATGATGTACGCACGTTATCAAGAACTGTCCGACTCATAA
- the LOC143349054 gene encoding RNA-binding protein 5 isoform X2: MDNMYSNNIDPWEPGYGPERRGHNSDYDYRNDYGSSRSPDYAEHRDNDHRDRDHRSPEYRNHRGRDRDRERDRSRDRRDRSRDDRDRSYRDREDRYTRQRDRDSVERDRDRDRDRDRDRDRSRRDRDRDRDRDRRGKREDRDRDRDDDHSRESMDFEHDHGRTYGSSMEGIHYKSQSPNNTIMIRGLAQHITENDVRQDILNCGLMPKDIRLIRKKDTGASRGFAFVEFNATQEAARWMEMKQGVLMLQDQYRALMQYSIPKDCHVDKPPAKNTQDWHCVKCGAHNFKRRETCFKCSASRAESEEGGEGSDEISPHPTNTVLLRGLDVLTTEDSVLQAMKNLSSMPIRSIRIGRDSLTNTSRGVCYLEMGNVVDAMYLHTALTKQGLVVDGRKVEITYCKLHQINNTNTWKANDSQPQRYTLDDVAQLAEYSANLYAKTPAQKAHYLQYYTQYYQNQIMQGSAITLPSLNQTDRVNAAAAVAQSAIQQLQASRKLGDADEMKNRPMPSAPTSTSLASGRVPAHASDAVPDVSTYHYDESSGYYYDPSTGLYYDPNSQYYYNSHTQQFLYWDAESFSYQPAKTATTVTQATGTTTSGTTITATASSTDSTNTITNQATTSTVTSATQELSREDESKKKDSKQDKVKVAKKIAKDMERWAKTLNQKKENAKSNWNSEFAGVDGNQGVGSGAADAGYAILEKKSLATSYHEDEDQGGNNGLVAAYGGGSDTEEEIEDVQQEERQHTDWTKLACLLCKRQFPSKEALLRHQQLSDLHKQNLENWYQVRGLDPNDPQQRNNKYRDRAKERRAKYGEPEPPQPNKLKEKYLKTRVEDISVSYEEPTRAGIGSDNVGNKLLQKMGWSEGMGLGKSNQGRTSIIEAERRVPTAGLGAKSSSYSALPGDTYKDCVKKMMYARYQELSDS; this comes from the exons ATGGACAACATGTACAGTAACAATATTGATCCATGGGAGCCAGGTTACGGGCCTGAGAGAAGGGGACATAATTCTGACTATGACTATCGTAATGATTATGGAAGCAGTAGGTCACCGGATTATGCTGAACACCGTGACAATGATCATCGCGATAGGGACCACCGTAGTCCGGAATACAGAAATCATCGCGGAAGAGACAGAGATCGCGAAAGAGACCGTTCAAGAGACAGAAGGGATCGTAGCAGAGACGACAGAGACCGTAGCTACAGAGACAGAGAAGATCGTTATACTAGACAAAGAGACAGAGACTCTGTAGAAAGAGACAGAGACAGGGATCGCGATCGCGACAGAGATAGAGATCGCTCTAGAAGAGACAGAGATAGAGATAGGGATAGGGATCGTAGAGGGAAGCGGGAGGACAGAGATCGGGATCGGGATGACGATCATAGCCGAGAAAGTATGGACTTTGAGCACGACCATGGACGTACTTACGGTTCGTCCATGGAAGGCATCCACTACAAATCTCAATCTCCAAACAACACCATAATGATTCGCGGGCTTGCTCAGCACATAACTGAAAATGAC GTGCGGCAAGACATCCTCAACTGTGGTCTCATGCCAAAGGACATCAGGCTGATTCGTAAAAAGGATACAG GTGCTTCGCGAGGTTTTGCATTCGTCGAGTTTAACGCGACTCAGGAGGCCGCACGGTGGATGGAGATGAAACAG GGAGTACTGATGCTACAGGACCAATACCGTGCCTTGATGCAGTACAGTATACCGAAAGATTGCCATGTAGATAAGCCGCCAGCAAAGAATACTCAGGATTGGCATTGCGTCAAG TGTGGAGCACATAATTTCAAGAGGCGCGAAACGTGTTTTAAATGTTCGGCCTCGCGAGCAGAAAGCGAAGAAGGCGGAGAAGGTAGCGATGAGATCAGCCCTCATCCTACGAACACCGTTCTTCTTCGAGGATTAGACGTGCTAACGACGGAAGATTCAGTGTTGCAAGCAATGAAAAACCTTTCGTCGATGCCGATACGCAGTATTCGTATTGGTCGCGATTCTCTAACCAACACATCAAGGGGCGTCTGTTACCTAGAAATGGGCAACGTAGTGGATGCAATGTATTTACACACAGCCCTCACGAAGCAAGGGTTGGTGGTGGACGGCAGAAAAGTAGAAATCACGTATTGCAAACTTCACCAAATAAATAACACTAACACCTGGAAAGCGAACGACAGTCAACCGCAAAGATACACTTTAGACGACGTTGCTCAATTGGCAGAGTACAGTGCCAACCTATATGCTAAGACACCTGCACAGAAAGCTCACTATCTTCAGTATTACACGCAATATTATCAAAATCAAATAATGCAAGGATCCGCGATTACGTTACCGTCTCTGAATCAGACTGATAGAGTGAACGCTGCAGCAGCCGTAGCACAATCTGCTATACAACAATTACAAGCGTCCAGAAAGTTAGGGGATGCCGATGAAATGAAGAATAGACCAATGCCTTCGGCACCAACCAGTACATCGTTAGCTAGCGGAAGAGTGCCTGCACACGCGAGTGATG CTGTACCGGATGTCAGTACCTATCACTACGACGAATCATCGGGCTATTACTACGATCCCAGTACAGGATTGTATTATGATCCTAATTcgcaatattattataatagtcaCACACAACAATTCCTATATTGGGATGCCGAATCATTCTCATATCAACCAGCAAAG ACTGCTACAACCGTTACGCAAGCAACAGGAACCACCACCAGCGGGACTACAATAACTGCCACTGCTAGTAGCACCGACTCGACAAACACAATCACCAATCAGGCAACAACTTCTACAGTCACTAGTGCTACTCAAGAATTATCGAGGGAGGATGAGAGTAAAAAGAAAGACAGCAAGCAAGATAAAGTGAAAGTAGCGAAGAAGATAGCAAAGGAtatggaacgctgggcaaaaacATTGAATCAGAAGAAAGAAAATGCAAAGAGCAATTGGAATTCGGAGTTTGCTGGTGTCGATGGCAATCAGGGAGTTGGGAGTGGAGCAGCGGATGCTGGGTATGCCATATTAGAGAAGAAGTCTCTGGCAACCTCTTACCACGAGGATGAGGATCAAGGTGGAAATAATGGTTTGGTCGCTGCCTACGGAGGCGGTAGTGACACGGAAGAAGAAATAGAGGACGTTCAACAAGAGGAAAGACAACACACGGATTGGACTAAACTAGCTTGCTTGTTGTGTAAACGACAATTTCCCAGCAAAGAAGCGTTACTTCGACATCAACAGTTATCCGATCTTCATAAACAGAATTTGGAAAATTGGTATCAAGTGCGCGGTTTGGACCCAAACGACCCACAGCAAAGGAATAATAAATATCGGGATCGTGCTAAAGAGAGAAGGGCGAAGTACGGTGAACCGGAACCTCCACAGCCGAACAAACTTAAAGAAAAATACTTAAAAACGAGAGTCGAAGATATATCAGTGTCTTACGAGGAACCGACGAGAGCCGGTATCGGTTCGGACAACGTTGGCAATAAATTATTACAAAAAATGGGCTGGAGCGAAGGAATGGGACTTGGAAAATCTAATCAAGGTAGGACTAGTATCATCGAAGCGGAAAGAAGAGTTCCTACAGCCGGTTTAGGAGCAAAGTCGTCGTCGTATAGTGCATTACCGGGGGACACGTACAAAGATTGTGTGAAGAAAATGATGTACGCACGTTATCAAGAACTGTCCGACTCATAA
- the LOC143349057 gene encoding beta-1,4-N-acetylgalactosaminyltransferase bre-4 isoform X1, with product MRSIVNILKMFVAFFYDYARGLSYTITTILVLGYCLHPARFASHYTFIKTQDIYDEMERSYPAKDNSCTITINPRRSQLLYPEEHPREDPVAMARRLGILPGGQWKPLNCHPLFNVAIILPYRNRQTQLTIFMNYIHPFLQAQNLDYRIFVIEQSPMREFNRAKLFNVGYTEATKANDFHCFIFQDIDLIPQNPDNIYACTKMPRHMSSSVNTFRYNLPYTGLFGGAIALTRKQFERVNGFSNVFYGWGGEDDDFYSRLQSRGFQVTRFGPSVAQYYMLTHKKEPPSSARFENLETSARRYETDGISNLEYRVLNHQLRPLYSWILADV from the exons ATGAGAAGCATCGTTAATATTTTGAAGATGTTCGTTGCATTTTTTTATGATTATGCACGCGGATTATCTTACACCATCACCACGATTCTGGTTCTGGGTTACTGCCTACATCCAGCCAGATTCGCTTCGCATTACACTTTTATAAAGACGCAAGACATCTACGATGAAATGGAAAGATCCTATCCAGCGAAGGACAACTCCTGCACGATTACAATCAATCCCAGAAGATCACAGTTGCTCTATCCCGAAGAACATCCACGAGAAGATCCTGTGGCAATGGCACGACGCTTAGGGATACTACCCGGTGGCCAGTGGAAGCCTCTCAACTGCCATCCTCTTTTCAATGTAGCCATTATATTACCATATCGAAATCGGCAAACGCAACTTACCATTTTCATGAATTACATCCATCCTTTCCTACAAGCTCAAAACCTCGATTACAGAATATTTGTAATAGAGCAAAGTCCTATGCGCGAGTTTAATCGTGCCAAGCTTTTCAATGTTGGATACACAGAGgcaaccaaagcaaacgattttCATTGTTTCATCTTTCAAGACATAGATTTAATACCTCAAAATCCTGACAATATTTATGCTTGCACAAAAATGCCTAGGCATATGAGTTCAAGCGTAAATACATTCCGTTACAATCTACCATATACTGGTTTATTCGGGGGTGCGATTGCATTAACTCGTAAACAGTTTGAAAGAGTTAATGGATTTTCCAATGTTTTCTATGGATGGGGGGGAGAAGACGACGATTTTTATAGTCGTCTTCAATCGCGAGGTTTTCAA GTCACCCGTTTCGGACCGAGTGTTGCCCAATATTATATGCTAACGCATAAGAAAGAACCTCCGAGCAGTGCGAGATTCGAAAATTTAGAAACTAGCGCTAGAAGATACGAGACTGATGGAATTAGCAATCTAGAATACAGGGTTTTAAATCATCAATTAAGGCCGTTATATTCTTGGATTTTAGCAGATGTTTAG
- the LOC143349057 gene encoding beta-1,4-N-acetylgalactosaminyltransferase bre-4 isoform X2 — translation MERSYPAKDNSCTITINPRRSQLLYPEEHPREDPVAMARRLGILPGGQWKPLNCHPLFNVAIILPYRNRQTQLTIFMNYIHPFLQAQNLDYRIFVIEQSPMREFNRAKLFNVGYTEATKANDFHCFIFQDIDLIPQNPDNIYACTKMPRHMSSSVNTFRYNLPYTGLFGGAIALTRKQFERVNGFSNVFYGWGGEDDDFYSRLQSRGFQVTRFGPSVAQYYMLTHKKEPPSSARFENLETSARRYETDGISNLEYRVLNHQLRPLYSWILADV, via the exons ATGGAAAGATCCTATCCAGCGAAGGACAACTCCTGCACGATTACAATCAATCCCAGAAGATCACAGTTGCTCTATCCCGAAGAACATCCACGAGAAGATCCTGTGGCAATGGCACGACGCTTAGGGATACTACCCGGTGGCCAGTGGAAGCCTCTCAACTGCCATCCTCTTTTCAATGTAGCCATTATATTACCATATCGAAATCGGCAAACGCAACTTACCATTTTCATGAATTACATCCATCCTTTCCTACAAGCTCAAAACCTCGATTACAGAATATTTGTAATAGAGCAAAGTCCTATGCGCGAGTTTAATCGTGCCAAGCTTTTCAATGTTGGATACACAGAGgcaaccaaagcaaacgattttCATTGTTTCATCTTTCAAGACATAGATTTAATACCTCAAAATCCTGACAATATTTATGCTTGCACAAAAATGCCTAGGCATATGAGTTCAAGCGTAAATACATTCCGTTACAATCTACCATATACTGGTTTATTCGGGGGTGCGATTGCATTAACTCGTAAACAGTTTGAAAGAGTTAATGGATTTTCCAATGTTTTCTATGGATGGGGGGGAGAAGACGACGATTTTTATAGTCGTCTTCAATCGCGAGGTTTTCAA GTCACCCGTTTCGGACCGAGTGTTGCCCAATATTATATGCTAACGCATAAGAAAGAACCTCCGAGCAGTGCGAGATTCGAAAATTTAGAAACTAGCGCTAGAAGATACGAGACTGATGGAATTAGCAATCTAGAATACAGGGTTTTAAATCATCAATTAAGGCCGTTATATTCTTGGATTTTAGCAGATGTTTAG